The Planctomycetota bacterium genome includes a window with the following:
- the nadB gene encoding L-aspartate oxidase produces MANALTSRRYLVPFKAGRLPQRQCDVLVVGGGVAGLRAAIAAADAGSDVILLAKDTVVESNTWYAQGGIAAVLSPLDSTDAHLADTIGVGAGLCDEASVRLVVEEGPARVLELLEWGANFDKDAAQGNPYDLAFGLEAGHSAARILHAFGDATGQELSNTLVRTVRERESISVVEKAFALDVLTDTDNNNAAVGCLAIIDSRLTVVWAKRTILATGGAGMLFRETTNPKIATGDGHAMAWRAGAVLKDVELMQFHPTTLYVAGSARALVTEAVRGEGGRLIDRDGHRFMHDYHPDGELAPRDVVSRGIVEQIRKTGHTHVYLDVRHLDADAFRKRFPTIMRLCGDFDLDPTKKPIPVHPSAHYFIGGVASDHDGQTTVPGLYAVGEVACSGLHGANRLASNSLLEGLAFGCRAGIHAAAAASDVGDTFPQKLRHDQPASDRTQLDISDVRSSLRSVMWRNAGIERTGDRLGETREIIDFWGRYVMDKTLGGTGFVNGDAAAIKQGWELQNMLGVCSLVAAAAEARTESRGVHYRLDFPERDDAHWRMHLRWQRPTTTPTPEPVAVGSNASAAGTSS; encoded by the coding sequence GTGGCGAACGCGCTGACAAGCCGCCGATACCTCGTGCCGTTCAAGGCGGGACGTCTGCCCCAGCGGCAGTGCGACGTCCTGGTCGTCGGAGGCGGAGTCGCTGGGCTCCGGGCCGCCATCGCCGCGGCCGACGCTGGAAGCGACGTCATCCTGCTCGCCAAGGACACGGTGGTCGAGAGCAACACGTGGTACGCCCAGGGCGGCATCGCTGCCGTGCTCTCGCCGCTGGATTCCACCGACGCCCACCTCGCCGACACGATCGGCGTCGGGGCGGGCCTGTGCGACGAGGCGAGTGTCCGACTCGTCGTCGAGGAAGGCCCCGCCCGGGTGCTGGAGCTGCTGGAATGGGGCGCGAACTTCGACAAAGACGCCGCCCAGGGCAACCCCTATGACCTCGCCTTCGGCCTCGAAGCCGGTCACTCCGCCGCCCGCATTCTCCACGCGTTCGGCGACGCGACGGGCCAGGAGCTGTCCAACACGCTCGTCCGCACCGTTCGCGAACGCGAGAGCATCAGCGTCGTCGAGAAGGCCTTCGCGCTCGACGTGCTCACCGACACGGATAACAACAACGCGGCCGTCGGGTGCCTTGCGATCATCGACAGTCGGTTGACGGTCGTCTGGGCCAAGCGCACCATCCTCGCCACCGGCGGCGCGGGCATGCTCTTCCGCGAGACGACCAATCCGAAGATCGCCACCGGCGACGGCCACGCGATGGCCTGGCGTGCCGGGGCCGTGCTGAAGGACGTGGAGCTCATGCAGTTCCACCCGACCACGCTCTACGTCGCCGGCAGCGCGCGAGCGCTCGTCACCGAAGCCGTCCGAGGCGAGGGCGGCCGACTGATCGACCGCGACGGGCACCGCTTCATGCACGACTACCACCCGGACGGCGAGCTCGCACCACGCGACGTCGTCAGCCGCGGCATCGTCGAGCAGATCCGCAAGACCGGCCACACGCACGTCTACCTCGACGTGCGGCACCTCGACGCCGACGCCTTCCGCAAGCGGTTCCCGACGATCATGCGGCTGTGCGGCGACTTCGACCTCGACCCGACGAAGAAGCCGATTCCGGTCCACCCGTCCGCCCACTACTTCATTGGCGGCGTCGCGAGCGATCACGACGGGCAGACGACCGTGCCCGGCCTGTATGCCGTGGGCGAGGTCGCCTGCTCCGGCCTGCACGGGGCCAATCGCCTGGCGAGCAACTCGCTGCTCGAGGGCTTGGCCTTCGGCTGTCGGGCCGGCATCCACGCAGCCGCCGCGGCGAGTGACGTCGGCGACACGTTCCCACAGAAGCTGCGTCACGATCAACCCGCCAGCGATCGCACGCAGCTGGACATCTCCGACGTCCGCAGCAGCCTGAGGAGCGTCATGTGGCGCAACGCCGGCATTGAGCGGACCGGCGATCGCCTTGGGGAAACCCGGGAAATCATCGACTTCTGGGGTCGCTACGTCATGGACAAGACGCTGGGTGGCACGGGCTTCGTCAACGGCGACGCAGCCGCGATCAAGCAGGGGTGGGAGCTTCAGAACATGCTGGGCGTCTGCTCCCTCGTCGCCGCCGCGGCAGAGGCACGCACGGAGAGTCGCGGCGTGCACTACCGGCTCGACTTTCCGGAGCGCGACGACGCCCACTGGCGCATGCACCTTCGCTGGCAGCGTCCAACGACCACGCCGACGCCTGAGCCAGTGGCGGTGGGTAGCAACGCCAGCGCGGCAGGGACGTCGTCGTGA
- a CDS encoding LptF/LptG family permease → MKTIDRTILAAFVRNYLASLVVLVGLYVMMDAFFNFDEIARGGDETRSFWEAMRGVVLYYTAQGLFIYGQLAGIIPVVAAAFTLMRMSRFNELTALLAAGVPLIRVAAPIVVAAAAINFVVQPINQELVVPRMAGWLTLERWEAASGERESFIVEPTPAGDGTVFMAAQFTPASTDGARPATAVDVTVIDRPTGEDGDVRLGLLTADEAVFDPATSSWLLTNGLRNDDVLERADFGTMSDANLRATQTWETVLRPKDVELARAADLSVGAGGSYYDLLSTGQITDLLEGAALRGGAPPDLVRAKHARLAGHVMNLVLILLAVPAVLTRQPGELRKAAGRTLLLIGSAMGTIFLCQMIAREPPEALPAALTMRWPALVCWVPVFIFGPMAVVLLDRMKS, encoded by the coding sequence TTGAAGACCATCGACCGCACCATCCTCGCGGCCTTCGTCCGCAACTACCTCGCGAGCCTCGTCGTCCTCGTCGGGCTGTACGTGATGATGGACGCCTTCTTCAACTTCGACGAGATCGCCCGCGGCGGCGACGAGACCAGGTCGTTCTGGGAGGCGATGCGCGGCGTCGTGCTGTACTACACCGCACAGGGCCTGTTCATCTACGGCCAGCTCGCCGGCATCATCCCGGTGGTCGCGGCGGCGTTCACGCTGATGCGGATGAGCCGGTTCAACGAGCTGACCGCGCTGCTCGCGGCGGGCGTGCCGTTGATTCGCGTCGCCGCTCCGATCGTCGTCGCGGCGGCGGCGATCAACTTCGTCGTCCAGCCGATCAACCAGGAGCTCGTCGTCCCACGCATGGCCGGCTGGTTGACGCTCGAACGCTGGGAGGCGGCCTCGGGCGAGCGCGAGTCGTTCATCGTCGAACCCACGCCCGCCGGAGACGGCACCGTCTTCATGGCCGCCCAGTTCACGCCCGCCAGCACCGACGGCGCTCGACCCGCGACGGCCGTCGATGTCACCGTCATCGATCGCCCCACCGGCGAAGACGGCGACGTCCGTCTCGGCCTGCTCACCGCGGACGAGGCCGTCTTCGACCCGGCAACCTCGTCCTGGCTGCTGACCAACGGCCTGCGCAATGACGACGTGCTCGAACGCGCCGACTTCGGCACCATGAGCGATGCCAACCTCCGGGCGACGCAAACGTGGGAAACGGTGCTTCGCCCGAAGGACGTCGAGCTCGCCCGCGCCGCCGACCTCTCCGTCGGAGCCGGCGGCAGCTACTACGACCTGCTGTCGACCGGCCAGATCACCGACCTGCTCGAGGGTGCCGCCCTTCGAGGCGGAGCACCGCCGGACCTCGTGCGGGCAAAGCACGCGAGGCTGGCTGGGCACGTCATGAACCTCGTCCTGATCCTGCTGGCCGTACCGGCCGTGCTGACACGTCAGCCGGGCGAGCTCCGCAAGGCCGCGGGTCGCACTTTGCTGCTGATCGGCTCGGCCATGGGGACGATCTTCCTCTGCCAGATGATCGCCCGCGAGCCGCCCGAGGCCCTGCCCGCCGCCCTGACGATGCGCTGGCCGGCTCTGGTGTGCTGGGTGCCGGTCTTCATCTTCGGACCGATGGCTGTGGTGCTGCTGGATCGGATGAAGAGCTGA
- a CDS encoding cold shock domain-containing protein produces MPEVAQEQVEDAPAPTDDAPPADAAPAEVVEEEGDRVEGEVKWFDVKKGFGFVDGPEGEDVFVHFSAITGDGFRVLKDGEKISYVLSQGDKGLSALAVKRLAPPAPPEPGEKEPSKSKASRKERRQKRQAIRKDLSSRDDPKQPKKDDFPQEKPTTVGKRETDLYHGLPLDDPDEAFVG; encoded by the coding sequence ATGCCCGAAGTCGCCCAAGAACAGGTCGAAGACGCCCCCGCTCCCACCGACGATGCCCCGCCGGCTGATGCGGCACCGGCCGAAGTCGTTGAGGAAGAAGGCGATCGCGTCGAGGGCGAGGTCAAATGGTTCGACGTCAAAAAGGGCTTCGGCTTCGTCGACGGACCCGAGGGCGAAGACGTCTTCGTCCACTTCAGCGCCATCACCGGCGACGGCTTTCGCGTCCTCAAGGACGGCGAGAAAATCTCCTACGTGCTCTCCCAGGGCGACAAGGGCCTGAGTGCCCTAGCCGTCAAGCGTTTAGCCCCGCCGGCTCCGCCCGAGCCGGGTGAGAAGGAGCCTTCCAAGTCCAAGGCCTCACGCAAGGAGCGACGCCAGAAGCGACAGGCCATCCGAAAGGACCTGTCGTCGCGCGACGATCCGAAGCAGCCGAAGAAGGACGATTTTCCTCAGGAAAAGCCCACCACCGTCGGCAAACGCGAGACCGACCTCTACCACGGACTGCCGCTGGACGATCCGGACGAAGCCTTCGTCGGCTGA
- a CDS encoding DMT family transporter produces MTGETLGYTAAVTAAMLWAAATILYGKAGTAISPVRLNAIKGVAVTLLFGVVLAITQPSAFKTLADEPMRVLLLLAISGVIGITAGDSCYFASVNRIGPRRVALLFLTSTPMTVLGGVAFLGERLGPWQLVGIALTITGVTWVVLERTTGKVEDSQVAATQRVAADRAGAFDRLRPAGSQRPDFVGDSSFRAGLLLGLLAALGQAIGALINRQALLDSDLPPLTTAFFRLGISTIALIPLAIIMGNGKRTGGVPGRVWLYVAAAALMGTFGGIWLQQAAFDNAPAGPTQTLLSTTPIWILPLAAATGDRVTLRAVIGAVVAMTGVVLLLLR; encoded by the coding sequence GTGACAGGCGAGACACTCGGCTACACCGCGGCCGTGACCGCGGCGATGCTGTGGGCGGCGGCGACGATCCTCTACGGCAAGGCCGGCACCGCCATCTCGCCGGTCCGGCTCAACGCGATCAAGGGCGTCGCCGTCACACTGCTCTTCGGTGTGGTGCTGGCGATCACCCAGCCAAGCGCGTTTAAAACGCTGGCCGACGAGCCGATGCGCGTGCTGCTGCTGTTGGCGATCAGCGGCGTCATCGGCATCACGGCGGGCGACTCGTGCTACTTCGCCAGCGTCAACCGCATCGGCCCGCGCCGCGTCGCCCTGCTCTTCCTGACCAGCACGCCCATGACCGTCCTGGGCGGCGTCGCGTTCCTCGGCGAACGCCTGGGACCGTGGCAACTCGTCGGCATCGCGCTCACGATCACCGGCGTCACCTGGGTCGTCCTCGAACGAACGACTGGGAAAGTGGAGGACTCGCAGGTAGCTGCGACCCAGCGGGTCGCAGCGGACCGTGCGGGAGCTTTCGACCGACTGCGACCCGCAGGGTCGCAGCGACCTGACTTTGTGGGTGATTCGTCCTTCCGAGCCGGTCTGCTGCTCGGGCTTCTCGCGGCGCTGGGCCAAGCGATCGGTGCCCTCATCAATCGCCAGGCGCTGCTCGACAGCGACCTCCCACCGCTGACGACGGCGTTTTTCCGGCTGGGCATCTCCACGATCGCACTCATCCCGCTGGCGATCATCATGGGCAATGGAAAGCGTACCGGCGGCGTGCCGGGGCGCGTCTGGCTCTACGTCGCGGCGGCGGCGCTGATGGGCACCTTCGGCGGCATCTGGCTCCAGCAGGCCGCCTTCGACAACGCCCCGGCCGGTCCGACGCAGACGCTGCTGTCGACCACGCCCATCTGGATCCTGCCCCTCGCCGCTGCCACTGGCGACCGCGTGACGCTGCGCGCGGTCATCGGCGCGGTCGTCGCCATGACGGGCGTCGTGCTGCTACTTTTGCGGTGA
- the ruvB gene encoding Holliday junction branch migration DNA helicase RuvB: MPRERVVSAQARSDEAAAGKADKPLHATLRPERFDHYVGQRDLLRKLRITVQAADQRGEPVDHTLFHGPPGLGKTTLAHVIANEIGTKAHVTAGPALTKPADLVGVVTSLGTGDVLFIDEIHRLSRVVEEYLYVAMEDYKIDITLDSGSHARVVTMPVKPFTLVGATTRIGLLTAPMRARFGLVEHLDFYPPADLLVILQANAQKLGVKAEATALEELSHRSRGTPRVANRLLRRVRDFASVEGDGDITADLCRRALELEGIDAIGLDALDRSFLRALIDVYSGGPAGIEAVAATLGEERDTLEDVIEPYLLQQGLLARTRQGRRVTKKAYDHLGLPMPESADSGLFA, from the coding sequence ATGCCACGCGAGCGAGTCGTCTCCGCCCAGGCCCGCTCCGACGAAGCCGCTGCCGGCAAGGCGGACAAGCCGCTTCACGCGACGCTCCGGCCCGAGCGGTTCGACCATTACGTTGGCCAGCGGGACCTGCTGCGGAAGCTGCGGATCACCGTCCAGGCGGCTGATCAGCGGGGCGAGCCGGTTGACCACACGCTCTTCCACGGCCCGCCGGGCTTGGGCAAGACGACGCTGGCCCACGTGATCGCCAACGAGATCGGCACCAAGGCCCACGTCACGGCCGGGCCGGCTCTGACGAAACCGGCGGATCTGGTCGGCGTGGTGACGAGCCTCGGCACTGGCGACGTGCTCTTCATCGACGAGATCCACCGCCTCAGCCGCGTCGTCGAGGAGTACCTCTACGTGGCGATGGAGGACTACAAAATTGACATCACCCTCGACTCCGGCAGCCACGCCCGCGTCGTCACGATGCCGGTCAAGCCGTTCACGCTCGTAGGTGCCACAACCCGCATTGGCTTGCTGACGGCACCCATGCGGGCACGGTTCGGCTTGGTCGAACACCTCGATTTCTACCCGCCGGCGGACCTTTTGGTGATCCTGCAGGCCAACGCCCAGAAGCTCGGCGTGAAGGCGGAGGCAACGGCCTTGGAGGAGCTGTCGCACCGCAGCCGGGGCACGCCGCGGGTGGCGAATCGGTTGCTTCGGCGGGTGCGCGACTTCGCCAGCGTCGAGGGTGACGGCGACATCACGGCCGACCTGTGCCGGCGTGCGTTGGAGCTGGAGGGCATCGACGCGATCGGCCTGGATGCGCTGGACCGCAGCTTCCTGCGTGCTCTGATCGACGTCTACAGCGGCGGGCCTGCGGGCATCGAGGCGGTCGCTGCGACGCTCGGCGAGGAGCGTGACACGCTCGAGGACGTCATCGAGCCCTATCTCCTCCAGCAGGGCCTGCTCGCGCGAACCCGGCAGGGCAGGCGTGTGACGAAGAAGGCGTACGACCACCTCGGGCTTCCGATGCCGGAGTCGGCCGATTCCGGGCTTTTTGCTTAG
- a CDS encoding HAMP domain-containing sensor histidine kinase — translation MGELGMLTAGLAHEIKNPLSTLQLNLQLLREELDDRVDRLEATATARGPELDERRRVLARMRRRLDGVHKEAGRLREILDGFLRYAGQIEPQLSAVAVDEVTLDLVDFLSPQASASRVTLDTAGVRPAVANADANLLKQALLNLLLNAVQHTPAGGTVRVAVEPRGREIAIAVADTGPGISIEDRSRLFDPYYTRRKGGTGLGLAITKRIAEAHAGRIEVSGELGKGAIFTLTLPKH, via the coding sequence ATGGGGGAGCTCGGCATGCTCACCGCTGGTCTCGCCCACGAGATCAAGAATCCGCTATCCACACTCCAGCTCAACTTGCAACTCCTTCGGGAAGAGTTGGACGATCGCGTCGACCGCCTCGAAGCCACCGCCACCGCCCGCGGTCCCGAGCTGGATGAACGCCGTCGGGTACTGGCGCGTATGCGTCGGCGACTAGACGGCGTCCATAAAGAAGCGGGCCGTCTCCGTGAAATTCTCGACGGCTTCCTCAGATACGCCGGTCAGATCGAGCCCCAACTTTCCGCCGTCGCGGTCGACGAGGTGACGCTCGATCTTGTCGATTTCTTGTCGCCGCAAGCCTCAGCCTCGCGGGTCACGCTCGACACGGCGGGCGTTCGCCCCGCCGTCGCGAACGCCGATGCCAACCTGCTCAAGCAGGCGCTCTTGAACCTGCTCCTCAACGCGGTCCAACACACCCCCGCCGGCGGCACCGTCCGCGTCGCCGTCGAGCCCCGCGGCCGAGAGATCGCCATCGCCGTCGCCGACACTGGCCCAGGAATATCAATTGAAGATCGGTCTCGACTATTCGATCCTTATTACACAAGACGTAAAGGTGGAACCGGCCTCGGGCTTGCAATCACCAAACGTATAGCAGAAGCCCATGCCGGCCGAATAGAAGTATCGGGCGAACTGGGGAAAGGCGCTATTTTCACGCTCACACTGCCAAAGCACTAG